Proteins from a single region of Catenulispora acidiphila DSM 44928:
- a CDS encoding response regulator transcription factor, translated as MTRVLVVEDEDSISDPLSYMLRNEGFEVAVADTGPAALEEFDRHGADLVLLDLMLPGLPGTEVCRQIRAKSNVPVIMLTAKDSEIDKVVGLELGADDYVTKPFSARELVARIRAVLRRQAASDEPDGGALEAGPVRMDVDRHKVTVDGRPVELPLKEFELLEMLLRNSGRVLTRMQLIDRVWGADYVGDTKTLDVHVKRLRAKIEPDPGTPVHLVTVRGLGYKFEG; from the coding sequence GTGACCCGTGTACTCGTGGTCGAGGACGAGGACTCGATCAGCGACCCCCTGTCCTACATGCTGCGCAACGAGGGCTTCGAGGTGGCGGTCGCCGACACCGGCCCGGCCGCGCTGGAGGAGTTCGACCGGCACGGCGCCGACCTGGTGCTGCTGGACCTGATGCTGCCCGGGCTGCCCGGGACCGAGGTCTGCCGGCAGATCCGGGCCAAGTCCAACGTCCCGGTGATCATGCTGACCGCCAAGGACAGCGAGATCGACAAGGTCGTCGGCCTGGAGCTGGGCGCCGACGACTACGTCACCAAGCCTTTCTCGGCCCGCGAACTGGTGGCCCGCATCCGTGCGGTGCTGCGCCGGCAGGCGGCCAGCGACGAGCCGGACGGCGGCGCGCTGGAGGCCGGCCCGGTCCGGATGGACGTGGACCGGCACAAGGTGACGGTCGACGGCCGCCCCGTCGAGCTGCCGCTGAAGGAGTTCGAGCTGCTGGAGATGCTGCTGCGCAACTCCGGCCGGGTGCTGACCCGGATGCAGCTGATCGACCGGGTGTGGGGCGCGGACTACGTCGGCGACACCAAGACGCTGGACGTGCACGTCAAGCGCCTGCGCGCGAAGATCGAGCCGGACCCGGGCACGCCGGTGCACCTGGTGACGGTGCGCGGGCTCGGGTACAAGTTCGAGGGCTGA
- a CDS encoding sensor histidine kinase, with product MNVNAATAGLAALIGLGTGVSGALAFRFSERERVGPPESPSEDPVPPGVAGVLQVLRSSAVVLDASDAVVKASPAAYAMGLVKSRSLTSPELLELARQVRRDGEIRQVELELPHGAAAVLHSTVRIAPLGAALVLVLVEDRTEARRVDEVRRDFVANVSHELKTPVGALSLLAEAVQSASDDPEAVRRFAARMQQESHRLTSLIQDLIDLSRVQIDAPLAASAEKVHVAEVVADALDRSYETAASRRIELIADAEDDAAVRGDRTQLSAALGNLVENAVNYSPDDTRVAVTVKRTGDLVEISVTDQGIGIPERDLERIFERFYRVDPARSRATGGTGLGLSIVKHIAATHGGEVTVWSSEGNGSTFTLKLPVCVEERDLARAV from the coding sequence GTGAACGTCAATGCTGCGACCGCCGGGCTGGCCGCGCTGATCGGCCTGGGTACCGGGGTCAGCGGAGCTTTGGCCTTCCGGTTCAGCGAAAGGGAGCGCGTGGGTCCACCCGAATCGCCGAGCGAGGATCCGGTCCCGCCGGGCGTCGCCGGTGTCCTGCAGGTCCTGCGCAGCTCAGCCGTGGTGCTGGATGCCAGTGACGCCGTCGTCAAGGCCTCCCCGGCGGCCTACGCGATGGGACTGGTCAAGTCCCGGAGCCTGACCTCGCCGGAGCTGCTCGAGCTGGCCCGGCAGGTGCGCCGGGACGGCGAGATACGCCAGGTGGAGTTGGAGCTGCCGCACGGCGCGGCCGCCGTCCTGCACTCCACGGTCCGCATCGCCCCGCTGGGCGCCGCCCTGGTGCTGGTGCTGGTCGAGGACCGCACCGAGGCCCGGCGGGTGGACGAGGTCCGCCGGGACTTCGTGGCCAACGTCTCGCACGAGCTCAAGACCCCGGTCGGGGCGCTGTCGCTGCTGGCCGAGGCCGTGCAGTCGGCCTCCGACGACCCCGAGGCGGTCCGCCGCTTCGCGGCCCGGATGCAGCAGGAGTCGCACCGGCTGACCTCGCTGATCCAGGACCTGATCGACCTGTCCCGGGTGCAGATCGACGCGCCGTTGGCCGCCTCGGCGGAGAAGGTGCACGTCGCCGAGGTGGTGGCCGACGCGCTGGACCGCAGCTATGAGACCGCCGCCTCGCGCCGGATCGAGCTGATCGCCGACGCCGAGGACGACGCCGCGGTGCGCGGGGACCGGACCCAGCTGTCCGCGGCGCTGGGCAACCTGGTGGAGAACGCGGTGAACTACTCCCCGGACGACACCCGGGTGGCGGTGACCGTCAAGCGCACCGGCGACCTGGTCGAGATCTCGGTCACCGACCAGGGCATCGGGATACCCGAACGCGACCTGGAGCGCATCTTCGAGCGGTTCTACCGCGTCGACCCGGCGCGCTCGCGCGCGACCGGGGGGACGGGCCTGGGCCTGTCGATCGTCAAGCACATCGCGGCCACGCACGGCGGGGAGGTGACGGTGTGGTCCTCCGAGGGGAACGGCTCCACCTTCACCCTGAAGCTCCCCGTCTGTGTCGAGGAACGCGATCTGGCACGGGCTGTGTGA
- the phoU gene encoding phosphate signaling complex protein PhoU: MRDAFHEELDAISETLVEMTRLVGSAMARATTALLDADLTLAESVIDADDQVDDLQHSLDDSSFDLLARQQPVAGDLRTIITSLRMSADLERMGDLARHVAKVARRRYPQSAIPPEIRGTIVEMGDIAAELVAKVGSIIAARDVEAALALEAEDDEMDRLHRSLFKSLMDDKWKHGIETAVDVTLCGRYYERYADHAVSVAKRLVFLVTGEHPTPAS, translated from the coding sequence ATGCGCGACGCCTTCCACGAGGAGCTCGACGCGATCAGCGAGACCCTGGTCGAGATGACGCGGCTGGTCGGCTCGGCCATGGCCCGCGCCACCACCGCGCTCCTGGACGCCGACCTGACCCTGGCCGAGTCGGTCATCGACGCCGACGACCAGGTCGACGACCTGCAGCACTCCCTGGACGACAGCAGCTTCGACCTGCTGGCCCGGCAGCAGCCGGTGGCCGGGGACCTGCGCACCATCATCACCAGCCTGCGCATGAGCGCGGACCTGGAGCGCATGGGCGACCTGGCCCGGCACGTGGCCAAGGTGGCCCGCCGCCGCTACCCGCAGTCGGCCATCCCGCCGGAGATCCGCGGCACCATCGTGGAGATGGGCGACATCGCCGCCGAGCTGGTCGCCAAGGTCGGCTCGATCATCGCCGCCCGCGACGTCGAGGCCGCCCTGGCCCTGGAGGCCGAGGACGACGAGATGGACCGCCTGCACCGCAGCCTGTTCAAGTCGCTGATGGACGACAAGTGGAAGCACGGTATCGAGACCGCCGTGGACGTCACCCTGTGCGGCCGCTACTACGAGCGCTACGCCGACCACGCGGTGTCCGTGGCCAAGCGCCTGGTGTTCCTGGTGACCGGCGAGCACCCGACGCCGGCGAGCTGA
- a CDS encoding BTAD domain-containing putative transcriptional regulator has protein sequence MAHDTDRQYLAPQGPPPGMAQQTPVALKRQRSAADVLTGLGALLALLALVIGVPLALAYFVGWPLPHHMPSGGVLNSKIDTKTFTNVLAILVWLAWAQFSACVLVEALAAARGIGMPGHVPLSGGSQVLARQLVAAVLLITASAASFAPGLSSLGRTSGDGPHRAPIAATQVLQQGTRADTAMPSGPSQRAATSIDARTATDTKSPAAKGATKFYRVQPPAGRHHDSLWEIAQRHLGDGRRYQEIYDLNKDRVQPDGSMLTKASLIRPGWILEMPADAVGGDLVNDPSAPAQASGPTHPGAPSHQGGGPAHNVPGPGPGSGVQQGGPGALPDPHAVGGLGGVPGSPSTSSTHVPHGASAAALDRISATEQTVTLPAVTDAAATVGQAAADAVHHLGDGSGERSDAVKLGATNLSQNPQSPPAPRQSPVSPAHATIAAGSHTPSNAAHRNQAPAGEESPYRLPLELASAPLLAAGLLGALGRNRRRQLWNRTVGRRLAGPGGSAAGAEEAIRLGAGLADARFLNQALRELSASLATAGRPLPPVQLANLTESGLELRLAEPGPAAPQPWHTRPDGLAWWVARTDVGSVAKRVAEAAVAPCPGLVTVGAIGPDAATRVLLDLEASGGVIAVGGDDAMRRAVLAAMAVELLTNTWSDKMTVTLVGFAGDLSSLAPGRVHQTASLEEVLPGLETELAERRRGLSEAGLDSVLGGRLGMVGGAGWPPHFIISAAPVSGQTAARLAAVIGDPSRLGIGYLIAGEVPGAAWQATVDAAGRLRLPALSLEVTAQRLPDDQYQSVLALFEATRDLDGEPIVPLTAEAAVLEAQLRVTPTVSVRLLGNLEVTGAYGDLEEDRVEQAAEALTFLMLHRDGVHPRVLTSALFPRGATTEIGDQVLHRLGTWLGVAPDGTPNLVTLPDGRLTVSQSVRSDWEMFKNMRALADLDPRYQDPKNRDQVLGQALGLVRGPLLAQRETSRYGWLAYESVETEVPAVIADTAIELCELRLSLGDAEGAIDAVRSGMRGSPNDEELCRSLVRATHASGDEGRLREAITAIEEQTRAVHGERGLHPKTEALVDELLPGWREGREVLAARA, from the coding sequence ATGGCGCACGATACGGACCGGCAATACCTCGCGCCGCAGGGACCGCCGCCGGGTATGGCGCAGCAGACTCCGGTCGCCTTGAAGCGGCAGCGGAGCGCAGCGGACGTCCTCACCGGTCTGGGGGCGCTGCTGGCGTTGCTGGCGCTGGTGATCGGCGTGCCGTTGGCGTTGGCGTACTTCGTGGGCTGGCCGCTGCCGCACCACATGCCCTCCGGCGGCGTGCTGAACTCGAAGATCGACACCAAGACCTTCACCAACGTGCTGGCGATCCTGGTCTGGCTGGCGTGGGCGCAGTTCTCGGCGTGCGTGCTCGTCGAGGCGCTGGCCGCCGCGCGCGGTATCGGGATGCCCGGCCACGTGCCGCTGTCCGGCGGCAGCCAGGTCCTGGCCCGCCAGCTCGTCGCCGCCGTGCTGCTGATCACCGCCTCGGCCGCCTCCTTCGCCCCCGGTCTGTCCTCCCTGGGCCGCACCTCCGGCGACGGCCCGCACCGCGCGCCGATCGCCGCGACCCAGGTGCTGCAGCAGGGCACGCGCGCCGACACCGCGATGCCCTCGGGACCGTCGCAGCGCGCTGCGACGTCCATCGACGCCCGCACCGCGACGGACACGAAGTCCCCCGCGGCCAAGGGCGCGACGAAGTTCTACCGGGTGCAGCCGCCGGCCGGGCGCCACCACGACTCGCTGTGGGAGATCGCGCAGCGGCACCTCGGCGACGGCCGCCGGTACCAGGAGATCTACGACCTGAACAAGGACCGGGTGCAGCCGGACGGCTCGATGCTGACCAAGGCGTCGCTGATCCGCCCGGGCTGGATCCTGGAGATGCCGGCCGACGCGGTCGGCGGGGACCTGGTGAACGATCCGTCGGCGCCCGCGCAAGCGTCGGGACCGACGCACCCCGGTGCGCCTTCGCACCAGGGCGGCGGTCCCGCGCACAACGTGCCGGGTCCCGGACCCGGGAGCGGTGTCCAGCAAGGCGGTCCCGGCGCTCTGCCGGACCCGCACGCCGTGGGCGGTCTGGGCGGCGTGCCCGGAAGCCCTTCTACCTCGTCGACCCACGTCCCGCACGGCGCGAGCGCCGCCGCCCTGGACCGCATATCCGCCACCGAGCAGACGGTGACCCTGCCCGCGGTGACCGACGCCGCCGCGACGGTCGGCCAGGCCGCCGCGGACGCCGTGCACCACCTCGGAGACGGCTCCGGCGAGCGGTCCGACGCGGTGAAGCTCGGCGCGACCAACCTTTCGCAGAACCCTCAGTCGCCGCCCGCACCGCGCCAGAGCCCCGTTTCGCCGGCGCACGCGACCATCGCGGCCGGCAGCCACACCCCGAGCAACGCGGCGCACCGGAACCAGGCTCCCGCCGGCGAGGAATCGCCGTACCGGCTGCCGCTGGAGCTCGCTTCCGCGCCGCTGCTGGCCGCCGGGCTGCTCGGCGCCCTCGGCCGCAACCGGCGGCGCCAGCTGTGGAACCGGACCGTCGGCCGCCGGCTGGCCGGGCCCGGCGGCAGCGCGGCCGGCGCCGAGGAGGCGATCCGGCTCGGCGCCGGGCTGGCCGACGCGCGGTTCCTGAACCAGGCGCTGCGCGAACTGTCCGCCTCGCTGGCCACCGCCGGGCGGCCGCTGCCGCCGGTGCAGCTGGCCAACCTGACCGAATCAGGGCTCGAACTGCGTCTCGCGGAGCCGGGTCCGGCCGCCCCGCAGCCGTGGCACACCCGGCCGGACGGGCTCGCCTGGTGGGTCGCCCGCACCGACGTCGGCTCGGTCGCCAAGCGGGTCGCGGAGGCGGCTGTGGCGCCGTGTCCGGGACTGGTGACGGTCGGCGCGATCGGGCCCGACGCCGCCACCCGCGTGCTGCTGGACCTGGAGGCGTCCGGCGGCGTGATCGCGGTCGGCGGCGACGACGCGATGCGGCGCGCGGTACTCGCCGCGATGGCCGTGGAGCTGCTGACGAACACGTGGTCGGACAAGATGACGGTGACGCTCGTGGGCTTCGCCGGCGACCTGTCGTCGCTGGCGCCGGGCCGCGTGCACCAGACCGCGTCGCTGGAAGAGGTCCTGCCGGGTCTGGAGACGGAACTGGCCGAACGCCGCCGCGGTCTGTCCGAGGCCGGTCTGGACTCGGTGCTCGGCGGCCGGCTCGGCATGGTCGGCGGCGCGGGCTGGCCGCCGCACTTCATCATCAGCGCCGCCCCGGTCTCCGGGCAGACGGCGGCGCGCCTGGCGGCCGTCATCGGCGACCCGTCGCGCCTGGGCATCGGCTACCTGATCGCCGGCGAGGTCCCGGGAGCGGCGTGGCAGGCCACGGTCGACGCCGCCGGCCGGCTCCGCCTCCCGGCGCTGAGCCTGGAGGTGACGGCGCAGCGCCTCCCCGACGACCAGTACCAGTCGGTCCTGGCTCTGTTCGAAGCCACCCGCGACCTCGACGGCGAGCCGATCGTCCCGCTGACCGCCGAAGCCGCGGTCCTGGAAGCCCAGCTCCGCGTGACCCCGACCGTCTCGGTCCGCCTGCTGGGGAACCTGGAGGTCACCGGCGCCTACGGCGACCTCGAGGAGGACCGGGTCGAGCAGGCCGCCGAGGCTTTGACGTTCCTGATGCTGCACCGCGACGGGGTCCACCCGCGCGTCCTCACCTCGGCCCTGTTCCCGCGCGGCGCCACCACCGAGATCGGCGACCAGGTGCTGCACCGCCTCGGGACCTGGCTCGGCGTCGCGCCGGACGGCACCCCGAACCTGGTGACGCTGCCCGACGGGCGCCTGACCGTCTCCCAGAGCGTCCGCAGCGACTGGGAGATGTTCAAGAACATGCGCGCCCTGGCCGATCTCGACCCCCGGTATCAGGACCCGAAGAACCGCGACCAGGTCCTCGGCCAAGCCCTCGGACTGGTCCGCGGACCGCTGCTGGCGCAGCGCGAGACGAGCCGCTACGGCTGGCTGGCGTACGAATCGGTGGAGACCGAGGTCCCGGCGGTGATCGCGGACACGGCGATCGAGCTCTGCGAACTCCGCCTGTCCCTCGGCGACGCCGAAGGCGCCATCGACGCGGTCCGCAGCGGCATGCGCGGGTCGCCGAACGACGAGGAACTGTGCCGCTCCCTGGTGCGCGCGACGCACGCGAGCGGCGACGAAGGCAGGCTCCGCGAAGCCATCACGGCGATCGAGGAGCAGACCCGGGCGGTACACGGCGAACGCGGCCTGCACCCGAAAACCGAGGCCCTGGTGGACGAACTCCTCCCGGGCTGGCGCGAAGGACGCGAGGTACTGGCGGCGAGGGCGTAA
- a CDS encoding SigE family RNA polymerase sigma factor, translated as MRSLRNGTSPEHHEEFRAFVTGSQGHLRRSAYVLCGDWHLAEDLVQNAYQRIFRLWHRVRLMDLPDAYARRVVYRCFLDSRKWRREAASLEALVDRPAVQDDAAVRLTILAALAELAPRTRAVVALRYWEDQSVEQTAEALSISTGTVKSMSARGLAQLRERLGDFAALLPDSVDTTR; from the coding sequence GTGAGATCTCTCAGGAACGGCACCAGCCCGGAGCACCACGAGGAGTTCCGGGCCTTCGTCACGGGAAGCCAGGGCCATCTGAGGCGCTCGGCCTACGTGCTCTGCGGTGACTGGCACCTCGCCGAGGACCTCGTCCAGAACGCCTACCAGCGGATCTTCCGTTTGTGGCACCGCGTGCGGCTGATGGACCTGCCCGACGCCTACGCGCGCCGGGTGGTCTACCGCTGCTTCCTCGACAGCCGCAAATGGCGGCGGGAGGCGGCGTCGCTGGAGGCGCTGGTCGACCGGCCGGCGGTCCAGGACGACGCCGCGGTGCGGCTGACGATCCTGGCCGCGCTGGCCGAGCTCGCCCCGCGCACGCGGGCGGTCGTGGCCCTGCGCTACTGGGAGGACCAGAGCGTCGAGCAGACCGCCGAGGCGCTGTCCATCAGCACCGGCACGGTCAAGAGCATGTCGGCCCGCGGGCTGGCGCAGCTGCGCGAGCGGCTGGGCGACTTCGCGGCCCTGCTTCCCGACTCCGTAGACACGACCAGGTGA